One Micromonospora eburnea genomic region harbors:
- a CDS encoding transglycosylase domain-containing protein has protein sequence MRELPTDHNDHAGGATAPTRRRKRRRHRLLIFLAVFALLAGSGLLAGGYYFDSVPTPSDLRLPESTTVYYADGRTPMAKLGDENRTIVPYDQMNDSAKQAIVAAEDRTFWTNKGIDFSGVLRAAWSNLTGGQRQGASTITQQYARVAADLNGVTYSRKLREAVIAWKLADKYSKEEILGFYLNTVPFGRGAYGIEAAAQTFFGKTVRRDAPPAQQLTQAEAMVLCAMVKQPEADPADPEGAPGYDPRRNALAKQNSIDRWNYIRDGMVKLGYLTPEQAANLAYPDTVKPIDPDAGRSGLDQPTGLVVNHVLGELRQTEQFRGKPDEVIRDGGYRIVTTIDKRVQDAAEASADIRRGTAPEAVRGQPDNWQAALVAVEPGTGRVLGYYGGNNGRGADYAGWYYDEDGQAHGFGQHPPGSSFKVYDLAAAVQDKISVKQHFDSPETKEFPDSGRTKGSPAGPIRNAEHAACQPDCALWEATVASLNVTYFELTEKLGTAKVIDMAKRAGVDSMWATEKGNPQPQRVDLRDKPAAEVAKRFSTEVGIGQYGITVQDHANGMATFAAGGKRAEAHFVRSVTKGDDELYAERLTQTDVGLDEEAINQLDWTLRRVRAARLDNGWDSAGKTGTWQAGQSTTQNVHTWMVGWTGALAAAVWLGTSDGKPLRTKNGSYEVYGSNAPGPIWRQFMEQATAAMKLDPGKYRFSDPRFPDDTPPPSATNRPAPTTSSSPTASSRPTPSATPSDSRPSPSPSDPPTPTPSGSLSLSPLPSVSPSRTRGPR, from the coding sequence GTGCGGGAACTTCCTACCGATCACAACGACCACGCCGGCGGTGCCACCGCCCCCACCCGGCGCCGGAAGCGTCGGCGTCACCGCCTCCTGATCTTCCTGGCGGTCTTCGCGCTGCTGGCCGGCTCCGGCCTGCTCGCCGGTGGCTACTACTTCGACAGCGTGCCCACGCCCTCGGACCTCAGACTTCCCGAGTCGACGACCGTCTACTACGCCGACGGCCGCACCCCCATGGCGAAGCTGGGCGACGAGAACCGCACGATCGTCCCGTACGACCAGATGAACGACTCCGCCAAGCAGGCCATCGTGGCGGCCGAGGACCGCACGTTCTGGACCAACAAGGGCATCGACTTCAGCGGCGTACTCCGCGCCGCCTGGTCCAACCTCACCGGCGGGCAGCGCCAGGGCGCCTCCACCATCACGCAGCAGTACGCGCGGGTCGCCGCCGACCTGAACGGGGTCACCTACTCGCGCAAGCTGCGCGAGGCGGTGATCGCCTGGAAGCTGGCCGACAAGTACAGCAAGGAGGAGATCCTCGGCTTCTACCTCAACACCGTCCCGTTCGGGCGGGGCGCGTACGGGATCGAGGCCGCCGCGCAGACGTTCTTCGGCAAGACGGTACGCCGGGACGCGCCGCCGGCACAGCAACTGACCCAGGCGGAGGCGATGGTGCTCTGCGCGATGGTCAAGCAGCCCGAGGCCGATCCGGCCGACCCGGAGGGCGCACCCGGCTACGACCCGCGACGCAACGCCCTGGCCAAACAGAACTCGATCGACCGCTGGAACTACATCCGCGACGGCATGGTGAAGCTGGGCTACCTGACGCCCGAGCAGGCGGCGAACCTGGCGTACCCGGACACGGTCAAGCCGATCGACCCCGACGCCGGCCGGTCCGGGCTGGACCAGCCCACCGGCCTGGTCGTCAACCACGTGCTCGGCGAGCTGCGCCAGACCGAGCAGTTCCGGGGCAAGCCGGACGAGGTCATCCGCGACGGCGGCTACAGGATCGTCACCACCATCGACAAGCGGGTCCAGGACGCGGCCGAGGCGAGCGCCGACATCCGCCGCGGCACCGCCCCCGAGGCGGTCCGCGGCCAGCCGGACAACTGGCAGGCCGCGCTGGTGGCGGTGGAACCGGGCACCGGCCGGGTGCTCGGTTACTACGGCGGCAACAACGGTCGCGGCGCCGACTACGCCGGCTGGTACTACGACGAGGACGGGCAGGCGCACGGGTTCGGCCAGCACCCGCCGGGGTCGTCGTTCAAGGTGTACGACCTGGCCGCCGCCGTGCAGGACAAGATCTCCGTGAAGCAGCACTTCGACTCGCCGGAGACCAAGGAGTTCCCGGATTCGGGGCGGACCAAGGGCAGCCCGGCCGGCCCGATCCGCAACGCCGAGCACGCCGCCTGCCAACCGGACTGCGCGCTCTGGGAGGCGACGGTCGCCTCGCTGAACGTCACCTATTTCGAGCTGACCGAGAAGCTCGGCACCGCTAAGGTGATCGACATGGCGAAGCGGGCCGGGGTCGACTCGATGTGGGCGACCGAGAAGGGCAACCCGCAGCCGCAGCGGGTGGACCTGCGCGACAAGCCGGCCGCCGAGGTGGCCAAGCGGTTCTCCACCGAGGTCGGCATCGGCCAGTACGGCATCACCGTCCAGGACCACGCGAACGGGATGGCGACCTTCGCGGCCGGCGGCAAGCGCGCCGAGGCGCACTTCGTCCGCTCAGTGACCAAGGGCGACGACGAGTTGTACGCCGAGCGGCTGACGCAGACCGACGTCGGGCTGGACGAGGAGGCGATCAACCAGCTCGACTGGACGTTGCGCCGGGTACGCGCCGCCAGGCTCGACAACGGCTGGGACTCCGCCGGCAAGACCGGCACCTGGCAGGCGGGCCAGAGCACCACGCAGAACGTGCACACGTGGATGGTCGGGTGGACCGGTGCCCTCGCGGCGGCGGTCTGGCTCGGCACCAGCGACGGCAAGCCGCTGAGGACGAAGAACGGCAGCTACGAGGTGTACGGGTCCAACGCCCCCGGACCGATCTGGCGACAGTTCATGGAGCAGGCGACCGCGGCCATGAAGCTCGACCCGGGCAAGTACCGGTTCAGCGACCCGAGGTTCCCGGACGACACCCCACCGCCGTCGGCCACGAACCGGCCGGCGCCGACCACCTCCTCGTCCCCTACGGCCTCCTCTCGTCCGACGCCGAGCGCGACGCCGTCGGACTCCAGGCCCAGCCCGAGCCCGAGTGACCCGCCGACGCCGACGCCGAGCGGCTCGCTCTCGCTGAGCCCGCTGCCGAGCGTGTCGCCGTCGCGGACCAGGGGGCCGAGGTGA
- a CDS encoding M6 family metalloprotease domain-containing protein, giving the protein MHLLPTRRTVWRSVLAAAVATVVVASGSAGTAAAAPGDAPDGIAPFQVLDPQHWQNPDTMTWDEYVPVPNRNWADLTVRGSVRNFKIALVTLDYPDQPFVVTQPAQSSVFGNPQASATNVARDQVAQFYSEFLNKPNELNRGHTLHEYWMQDSNGRYGVDLTGFGPYEMPSKSFQYGIDNSFNPGACPSGVTCNRNIRTDGLGAWRAAVGDEVANSFELVFILSAGQDESSTWQEFGQMMFQNKEDVPDAWGPPDPNLPNYAKTRYVDWTSWKAAATIWPNAGGGSSTQAESSGMGVYAHELSHLLSIGDNYNNPYGVPLRRAYTGIWSMMSRGSFNGPGGPHTRWQIPPVNGGSMGSLHMLRDKMKIKLIGEEHVLRLSREGLATSGLVVADITARAVDAGDGLTGINIAMNRDLSPACSVNTNPLCDGGNYNNYTVEVVDRMGADSFTPDSGVLLSKTKNADSAPFVWVVDANPQDIDMVDFYQPDGTPQKITMGDYRQLSDALFHAGANSGSEYEYVDEANRLHFYVLNLRRDADGVLSYTVAVRSLDGAGPSEHGVALSKGSLVTRGKPTGKGAFCTFDLTNTGRYVAGEQQHPEDASEYLTSDVYKLSATVPGKGWKVELPNELAVAKFGATTGVDVSVGASADATATTLVELTATSVSDPSKTVTSQCRVERPRALIS; this is encoded by the coding sequence ATGCACCTTCTGCCCACCCGGCGCACGGTGTGGCGTTCGGTGCTGGCCGCCGCAGTCGCGACCGTCGTGGTCGCGTCCGGCTCCGCCGGCACGGCCGCCGCCGCACCGGGCGACGCACCGGACGGGATCGCCCCGTTCCAGGTGCTCGACCCGCAGCACTGGCAGAACCCCGACACGATGACCTGGGACGAATACGTCCCGGTGCCGAACCGGAACTGGGCCGACCTCACCGTGCGTGGGTCGGTCCGAAACTTCAAGATCGCGTTGGTCACGCTCGACTACCCGGACCAGCCGTTCGTCGTCACCCAGCCCGCGCAGTCCTCGGTCTTCGGCAACCCGCAGGCGAGCGCGACGAACGTGGCGCGGGACCAGGTCGCGCAGTTCTACAGCGAGTTCCTGAACAAGCCCAACGAGCTGAACCGGGGACACACCCTGCACGAGTACTGGATGCAGGACTCCAACGGTCGCTACGGTGTCGACCTCACCGGCTTCGGCCCGTACGAGATGCCGTCGAAGTCGTTCCAGTACGGCATCGACAACAGCTTCAACCCCGGCGCCTGCCCGTCCGGGGTGACCTGCAACCGGAACATCCGTACCGACGGGCTCGGCGCCTGGCGCGCGGCGGTCGGCGACGAGGTCGCCAACAGCTTCGAGCTGGTCTTCATCCTCTCCGCCGGTCAGGACGAGTCCTCGACCTGGCAGGAGTTCGGCCAGATGATGTTCCAGAACAAGGAGGACGTGCCGGACGCCTGGGGCCCGCCGGACCCCAACCTGCCCAACTACGCCAAGACCCGGTACGTCGACTGGACGTCCTGGAAGGCGGCCGCCACGATCTGGCCGAACGCGGGCGGCGGTTCGTCGACCCAGGCGGAGAGCTCGGGCATGGGTGTCTACGCCCATGAGCTGAGCCACCTGCTCAGCATCGGGGACAACTACAACAACCCGTACGGCGTTCCGTTGCGTCGCGCGTACACCGGCATCTGGAGCATGATGTCGCGCGGCTCCTTCAACGGTCCGGGCGGCCCGCACACCCGCTGGCAGATCCCACCGGTCAACGGCGGCTCGATGGGCTCGCTGCACATGCTGCGGGACAAGATGAAGATCAAGCTGATCGGTGAGGAGCACGTCCTGCGGCTGTCCCGGGAGGGGCTCGCCACCTCCGGCCTCGTGGTCGCCGACATCACCGCCCGCGCGGTGGACGCCGGGGACGGCCTGACCGGCATCAACATCGCCATGAACCGGGACCTCTCGCCGGCGTGCAGCGTCAACACCAACCCGCTGTGCGACGGCGGCAACTACAACAACTACACCGTCGAGGTCGTCGACCGGATGGGCGCCGACTCGTTCACGCCGGACAGCGGCGTGCTGCTCAGCAAGACCAAGAACGCGGACAGCGCCCCGTTCGTGTGGGTGGTCGACGCGAACCCGCAGGACATCGACATGGTGGACTTCTACCAGCCGGACGGCACCCCGCAGAAGATCACCATGGGCGACTACCGGCAGTTGTCCGACGCGCTGTTCCACGCCGGCGCCAACTCCGGCAGCGAGTACGAGTACGTGGACGAGGCCAACCGGCTGCACTTCTACGTGCTCAACCTCCGCCGGGACGCCGACGGGGTGCTGTCGTACACGGTGGCGGTGCGGTCGCTGGACGGCGCCGGCCCGAGCGAGCACGGCGTCGCCCTGTCCAAGGGCTCCCTGGTCACCCGGGGCAAGCCGACCGGCAAGGGCGCGTTCTGCACCTTCGACCTGACCAACACCGGCCGGTACGTGGCCGGCGAGCAGCAGCACCCGGAGGACGCCAGCGAGTACCTGACGTCCGACGTGTACAAGCTCTCGGCGACCGTGCCCGGCAAGGGCTGGAAGGTGGAGCTGCCGAACGAGCTGGCCGTGGCCAAGTTCGGCGCCACCACCGGGGTCGACGTCTCGGTCGGCGCTAGCGCCGACGCGACCGCGACCACCCTGGTGGAGCTCACCGCCACCTCGGTGAGCGACCCGAGCAAGACCGTGACCAGCCAGTGCCGGGTCGAACGACCCCGGGCACTGATCAGCTGA
- a CDS encoding TlpA family protein disulfide reductase, translated as MTRRYAVRLAAAALALVAVLSSTSCSDGAPARPEPVPGGAAALPGPAPDGLALRPAPSGVPAAPAVTGSLTDGSRVALADLWADRPVVLVFFSSWCAQCEQRQDALSELARTYRDRVVLVGVAGEDKPDDLHRYLREHRVEYPVVVDDDGTIGQSYAVREPPAVVVVAKGGALLRGWPGGVDAPTLDGKLRELVLAS; from the coding sequence ATGACCCGCAGGTACGCCGTCCGCCTGGCCGCCGCAGCGCTGGCCCTGGTCGCGGTGCTGTCCTCGACGTCCTGTTCCGACGGCGCCCCGGCGCGGCCGGAGCCGGTCCCCGGTGGTGCCGCGGCGCTGCCCGGCCCGGCGCCCGATGGGCTCGCGCTGCGACCGGCCCCCTCCGGCGTGCCGGCCGCGCCGGCCGTCACCGGTTCGTTGACCGACGGCAGTCGGGTCGCCCTCGCCGACCTGTGGGCCGACCGGCCGGTCGTGCTCGTCTTCTTCAGCTCCTGGTGCGCCCAGTGCGAGCAGCGGCAGGACGCGCTGAGCGAGTTGGCCCGCACCTACCGGGACCGGGTCGTCCTCGTCGGGGTGGCCGGGGAGGACAAGCCGGATGACCTGCACCGGTACCTGCGGGAACATCGGGTGGAGTACCCGGTCGTCGTCGACGATGACGGCACGATCGGGCAGTCGTACGCGGTCCGCGAGCCACCGGCCGTGGTGGTCGTCGCCAAGGGCGGTGCGCTGTTGCGGGGCTGGCCGGGCGGAGTCGACGCGCCGACCCTCGACGGCAAGCTGCGTGAGCTGGTGCTGGCCTCCTGA
- a CDS encoding dihydrodipicolinate synthase family protein: protein MAATRPWQGVIAAIPTPFRADLSVDYDRLQEHVRWLADEGCQGVAPCGTLGEYRSLSDGERADVVRAAVEAVPSGCAVVPGVGGYGSRQARRWAEQAQAAGAQAVLAPPPVGHPGTAAEVVAHYREVAAVGLPVVVYADPAESTVDLTPELLARVAETDGVLAVRERDVRRLHHVRDLCPHLDVLVGADDVLLELTVCGATGWIGKSPNALPRLCRRLQRLCAAQDLAAALPLYAQLHPLLRWDSRPEVVQAVKLAMALVGRYGGPCRPPRGPLPAETEARVCRDLRRALRADV from the coding sequence GTGGCCGCTACCAGGCCCTGGCAGGGCGTCATCGCCGCCATCCCCACGCCGTTCCGGGCGGATCTCTCCGTCGACTACGACCGGCTCCAGGAACACGTACGCTGGCTTGCCGACGAGGGCTGCCAGGGAGTCGCGCCGTGCGGCACGTTGGGGGAGTACCGGTCCCTGTCCGACGGCGAGCGCGCCGACGTGGTCCGCGCCGCCGTCGAGGCCGTGCCGAGCGGCTGTGCGGTGGTGCCGGGCGTCGGCGGGTACGGCAGCCGGCAGGCCCGGCGGTGGGCCGAGCAGGCCCAGGCCGCCGGTGCCCAGGCGGTGCTCGCGCCGCCGCCGGTCGGGCACCCGGGCACCGCCGCCGAGGTCGTCGCCCACTACCGCGAGGTGGCCGCCGTCGGGCTCCCGGTGGTGGTGTACGCCGACCCGGCCGAGAGCACGGTGGACCTGACGCCGGAGTTGCTCGCCCGGGTCGCCGAGACCGACGGCGTCCTGGCGGTACGGGAGCGCGACGTACGCCGGCTGCACCACGTCCGTGACCTGTGCCCCCATCTCGACGTGCTGGTCGGGGCCGACGACGTGCTGCTGGAGTTGACCGTGTGCGGCGCGACCGGGTGGATCGGGAAGAGCCCCAACGCCCTGCCCCGGCTCTGCCGGCGCCTGCAACGGCTGTGTGCCGCGCAGGACCTGGCGGCGGCGCTGCCGCTGTACGCCCAGCTGCACCCCCTGCTCCGCTGGGACTCCCGGCCAGAGGTGGTGCAGGCCGTCAAGCTGGCGATGGCGCTCGTCGGCCGGTACGGCGGGCCGTGCCGGCCGCCCCGTGGCCCGCTGCCGGCGGAGACCGAGGCGCGGGTGTGCCGGGACCTGCGGCGGGCGTTGCGGGCCGACGTCTAG
- a CDS encoding PucR family transcriptional regulator — protein MRMELQRIVDRVAARVKRPALIEDRRQRVVVYSEHTGVIDGVRRSSILRRHTTPEVIAWAREIGIMEAREPVRTPASPELDLLPRVCVPIRHQDLLLGFVWFIDEAEGMTDEDISVVTEAMSDLSLALYRENLLGELTSQREAEATRTLLVESPEARREAVRSLLTDGLVGTDGQVTALVAQLVVAADDALDDAARLALEHALVATRQWIGSRETLHLVRHDHGVLLICGGRSAVRVAAEDAAAQLDQALRGAIRGLTSVARTVLGVGDARPRLYDSVLSYQEAFQAARVGVQLPALGPIVPWSELGIYRLLSGVDARHLDVARVHPGLGRLLGDETQQVLLETLETYLDLAGNAHATAERLRLHRTTLYYRLQRVELLADTDLKDGNERLCLHLALKLGRLTGQYQPSQ, from the coding sequence ATGCGCATGGAGCTGCAACGCATCGTCGACCGGGTCGCGGCACGGGTCAAACGGCCGGCCCTGATCGAGGACCGGCGCCAGCGGGTCGTCGTCTACAGCGAGCACACCGGGGTGATCGACGGAGTACGCCGCAGCTCGATCCTGCGCCGGCACACCACCCCGGAGGTGATCGCCTGGGCGCGGGAGATCGGGATCATGGAGGCCCGGGAGCCGGTGCGTACCCCGGCCTCCCCCGAGCTGGACCTCCTCCCCCGGGTGTGCGTGCCGATCCGGCACCAGGACCTGCTGCTGGGCTTCGTGTGGTTCATCGACGAGGCCGAGGGGATGACCGACGAGGACATCTCGGTGGTCACCGAGGCGATGTCGGACCTGTCGCTCGCCCTCTACCGGGAGAACCTGCTCGGCGAGCTGACCTCGCAGCGGGAGGCGGAGGCGACCCGGACGCTCCTCGTCGAGTCCCCGGAGGCCCGCCGCGAGGCCGTCCGATCGTTGCTGACCGACGGCTTGGTCGGCACCGACGGTCAGGTCACCGCCCTGGTCGCCCAGCTCGTCGTGGCCGCCGACGACGCGCTCGACGACGCGGCCCGGCTCGCCCTGGAGCACGCCCTCGTGGCGACCCGGCAGTGGATCGGATCGCGCGAGACGCTGCACCTGGTCCGGCACGACCACGGAGTGCTGCTGATCTGCGGGGGGCGCAGCGCGGTCCGGGTGGCCGCGGAGGACGCCGCCGCGCAGCTCGACCAGGCCCTGCGCGGGGCGATTCGGGGGCTGACGTCGGTGGCGCGCACCGTCCTCGGCGTCGGCGACGCCCGGCCCCGCCTTTACGACAGCGTGCTGTCGTACCAGGAGGCGTTCCAGGCGGCCCGAGTGGGCGTGCAACTGCCCGCGCTGGGTCCGATCGTCCCCTGGTCCGAGCTGGGCATCTACCGGCTGCTGTCCGGGGTGGACGCCCGGCACCTGGACGTCGCGCGGGTGCATCCGGGGCTGGGCCGCCTGCTCGGCGACGAGACCCAGCAGGTGCTGCTCGAAACCCTGGAGACCTACCTCGACCTGGCCGGCAACGCCCACGCCACGGCGGAACGGCTGCGGCTGCACCGGACGACGCTGTACTACCGGTTGCAGCGGGTGGAGCTGCTCGCCGACACCGACCTCAAGGACGGCAACGAACGGCTCTGCCTGCACCTGGCGCTGAAGCTCGGCCGCCTGACCGGCCAGTACCAGCCGAGCCAGTGA
- a CDS encoding Xaa-Pro dipeptidyl-peptidase, with product MRRGRLALRASVVALAVAATGLPATGALARPGADERPGLAIEDGVTQPVFGYSDAVRERIFVTSDVDTDGDGARDVVAMDIIRPSASENGLKVPVVMDASPYYSTVCRGNESECKGDVDGDGLNDKWPLFYDNYFVPRGYAVILLDMIGTNNSTGCPVTGGQADNISAPTAIDWLNGRRPGFDAAGREVVADWHNGRTGMIGKSYDGTLANAAAASGVDGLTTIVPISAISSWYDYSRSNGLVTRANNYSGSLANTVTNPDRRAYCAPVRTALGQGGDDTTGDYNDFWAERDYVPHADRVKASVFVVHGINDDNVRPDHFSKWWEALGEQGVPRKLWMTGTGHVDPFDFRRTKWVDTLHRWFDYWLQGIDNGIMREPAVDIERAPDVWETARTWPLPNTQPTQVFLTAPTSGNAGGLALRSGPGNASAAFRDTPTMTQANAIRHPSDPAANTQNRLVFLSAPLKAPLHISGTPIVRINATVDGEDTSFAGLLVDYGSRERFSTAGDGVRTLTQEDCWGETANWGGFAEDACYRKVEKTVVTSPQELVTKGILDGLNLDSLSVSTPLVPGQKTEVDLNLLPEDYVFETGNQIGVVLLGSYSGYSSRAKQNRADITVHFDRSRITLPVVGGRQAAAAAGL from the coding sequence ATGCGAAGAGGAAGACTTGCCTTGCGCGCCTCGGTGGTGGCCTTGGCGGTGGCCGCCACCGGCCTGCCGGCAACCGGCGCGCTGGCCCGGCCAGGTGCCGACGAACGCCCCGGGCTGGCGATCGAGGACGGCGTCACCCAACCGGTTTTCGGATATTCCGACGCCGTTCGGGAACGGATTTTCGTCACCTCCGACGTCGACACGGACGGCGACGGTGCGCGCGACGTGGTGGCCATGGACATCATTCGGCCGAGCGCCAGCGAGAACGGGCTGAAGGTCCCCGTGGTGATGGACGCCAGCCCGTACTACTCGACGGTTTGTCGGGGCAACGAGAGCGAATGCAAGGGCGATGTCGACGGAGACGGGCTGAATGACAAATGGCCCCTCTTCTATGACAACTACTTCGTTCCGCGTGGCTACGCGGTGATCCTGCTCGACATGATCGGCACCAACAACTCGACCGGCTGCCCGGTCACCGGCGGTCAGGCCGACAACATCAGCGCGCCGACGGCGATCGACTGGCTCAACGGGCGCCGGCCCGGGTTCGACGCCGCCGGCCGGGAGGTCGTCGCCGACTGGCACAACGGCCGGACCGGCATGATCGGCAAGTCGTACGACGGCACCCTGGCCAACGCCGCGGCCGCCAGCGGGGTGGACGGGTTGACCACCATCGTGCCGATCTCGGCCATCTCGAGCTGGTACGACTACTCGCGCAGCAACGGCCTGGTCACCCGGGCGAACAACTACTCGGGCAGCCTGGCCAACACGGTCACCAACCCCGACCGCCGGGCGTACTGCGCGCCGGTGCGGACGGCTCTCGGGCAGGGCGGCGACGACACCACCGGGGACTACAACGACTTCTGGGCGGAACGCGACTACGTGCCGCACGCCGACCGGGTCAAGGCCAGCGTCTTCGTGGTGCACGGCATCAACGACGACAACGTCCGCCCGGACCACTTCAGCAAGTGGTGGGAGGCGCTGGGCGAGCAGGGCGTGCCGCGCAAGCTCTGGATGACCGGCACCGGCCACGTCGACCCGTTCGACTTCCGCCGCACCAAGTGGGTCGACACCCTGCACCGCTGGTTCGACTACTGGCTCCAGGGCATCGACAACGGGATCATGCGGGAGCCGGCCGTGGACATCGAGCGGGCGCCGGACGTCTGGGAGACGGCCCGCACCTGGCCGCTGCCGAACACGCAGCCGACCCAGGTGTTCCTCACCGCGCCGACCAGCGGGAACGCGGGTGGCCTGGCCCTGCGCTCCGGTCCCGGCAACGCGTCGGCCGCCTTCCGGGACACGCCCACGATGACCCAGGCCAACGCCATCCGGCACCCGTCGGACCCGGCGGCGAACACGCAGAACCGCTTGGTGTTCCTCTCCGCGCCGCTGAAGGCGCCCCTGCACATCTCGGGCACCCCGATCGTTCGGATCAACGCCACCGTCGACGGCGAGGACACCAGCTTCGCCGGGCTGCTCGTCGACTACGGCAGCCGTGAACGCTTCAGCACCGCCGGTGACGGCGTCCGTACGCTGACCCAGGAGGACTGCTGGGGGGAGACGGCCAACTGGGGCGGGTTCGCCGAGGACGCCTGCTACCGCAAGGTCGAGAAGACCGTCGTCACCAGCCCGCAGGAGCTGGTGACCAAGGGCATCCTCGACGGCCTCAACCTCGACTCGCTGTCCGTGTCGACGCCGCTGGTGCCCGGGCAGAAGACCGAGGTCGACCTGAACCTGCTGCCCGAGGACTACGTGTTCGAAACCGGCAACCAGATCGGCGTGGTCCTGCTCGGCTCGTACTCCGGCTACAGCAGCCGGGCCAAGCAGAACCGGGCCGACATCACCGTGCACTTCGACCGTAGCCGGATCACCCTGCCGGTGGTCGGCGGTCGGCAGGCGGCCGCGGCGGCCGGCCTGTAG
- a CDS encoding YdeI/OmpD-associated family protein produces MPVELPELIVPDAAAWRRWLGEHHADPDGVWLVLAKRGGTGPTTVNYDQALDEALCHGWIDGQVKSRDEGTYRQRFTPRRARSPWSARNVGIVERLLAEGRMHPAGLAEVERAKRDGRWDTAYAGQATAEVPADLAAALVAEPRARAMFDILTAQNRYSILYRLATAKRADTRQRRLAEFVAMLARGETVYPQRRRLGDPD; encoded by the coding sequence ATGCCCGTTGAACTGCCGGAACTGATCGTCCCGGACGCCGCCGCCTGGCGGCGGTGGCTCGGTGAACACCACGCCGACCCGGACGGCGTGTGGCTGGTGCTGGCGAAACGCGGCGGCACCGGCCCCACCACCGTCAACTACGACCAGGCGCTCGACGAGGCGCTCTGCCACGGCTGGATCGACGGCCAGGTGAAGAGCCGCGACGAGGGCACCTACCGGCAGCGGTTCACCCCACGCCGGGCGCGCAGCCCCTGGTCGGCGCGGAACGTCGGCATCGTCGAGCGGCTGCTCGCCGAGGGCCGCATGCACCCGGCCGGACTCGCCGAGGTGGAACGCGCCAAGCGCGACGGCCGCTGGGACACCGCGTACGCCGGACAGGCCACGGCGGAGGTCCCGGCGGACCTCGCGGCCGCGCTCGTCGCCGAGCCCCGGGCCCGGGCGATGTTCGACATCCTCACCGCTCAGAACCGGTACTCCATCCTCTACCGGCTCGCCACCGCCAAGCGCGCCGACACCCGCCAACGCCGGCTCGCGGAGTTCGTCGCCATGCTGGCCCGCGGCGAGACCGTCTACCCACAACGCCGGCGGCTCGGCGACCCCGACTGA